The Apium graveolens cultivar Ventura chromosome 6, ASM990537v1, whole genome shotgun sequence genome contains a region encoding:
- the LOC141664227 gene encoding ADP-ribosylation factor 1 isoform X1 yields the protein MGLSFTKLFSRLFAKKEMRILMVGLDAAGKTTILYKLKLGEIVTTIPTIGFNVETVEYKNISFTVWDVGGQDKIRPLWRHYFQNTQGLIFVVDSNDRDRVVEARDELHRMLNEDELRDAVLLVFANKQDLPNAMNAAEITDKLGLHSLRQRHWYIQSTCATSGEGLYEGLDWLSNNIANKS from the exons ATGGGGCTATCGTTTACTAAGCTTTTCAGCCGGCTTTTTGCCAAGAAAGAAATGAGGATTCTGATGGTTGGTCTTGATGCTGCGGGTAAGACAACTATATTGTACAAGCTCAAGCTTGGGGAGATTGTGACAACCATTCCTACTATTG GCTTTAATGTCGAGACTGTCGAATACAAAAACATCAGCTTCACTGTGTGGGATGTTGGTGGTCAGGACAAG ATTCGTCCATTGTGGAGGCACTACTTCCAGAACACACAGGGTCTCATATTTGTGGTTGATAGCAATGATAGAGACCGAGTTGTGGAGGCTAGAGATGAGTTGCATAGAATGTTGAATGAG GATGAGCTACGAGATGCAGTGCTACTCGTATTTGCAAACAAACAAGATCTTCCAAATGCAATGAATGCTGCTGAAATAACCGATAAGCTTGGTCTCCACTCTCTCCGACAGCGCCATTG GTATATACAGAGCACCTGTGCAACATCCGGGGAAGGACTTTATGAGGGTTTGGATTGGCTTTCCAACAATATTGCCAACAAG
- the LOC141664227 gene encoding ADP-ribosylation factor 2 isoform X2, producing MGLSFTKLFSRLFAKKEMRILMVGLDAAGKTTILYKLKLGEIVTTIPTIGFNVETVEYKNISFTVWDVGGQDKIRPLWRHYFQNTQGLIFVVDSNDRDRVVEARDELHRMLNEDELRDAVLLVFANKQDLPNAMNAAEITDKLGLHSLRQRHWYIQSTCATSGEGLYEGLDWLSNNIANK from the exons ATGGGGCTATCGTTTACTAAGCTTTTCAGCCGGCTTTTTGCCAAGAAAGAAATGAGGATTCTGATGGTTGGTCTTGATGCTGCGGGTAAGACAACTATATTGTACAAGCTCAAGCTTGGGGAGATTGTGACAACCATTCCTACTATTG GCTTTAATGTCGAGACTGTCGAATACAAAAACATCAGCTTCACTGTGTGGGATGTTGGTGGTCAGGACAAG ATTCGTCCATTGTGGAGGCACTACTTCCAGAACACACAGGGTCTCATATTTGTGGTTGATAGCAATGATAGAGACCGAGTTGTGGAGGCTAGAGATGAGTTGCATAGAATGTTGAATGAG GATGAGCTACGAGATGCAGTGCTACTCGTATTTGCAAACAAACAAGATCTTCCAAATGCAATGAATGCTGCTGAAATAACCGATAAGCTTGGTCTCCACTCTCTCCGACAGCGCCATTG GTATATACAGAGCACCTGTGCAACATCCGGGGAAGGACTTTATGAGGGTTTGGATTGGCTTTCCAACAATATTGCCAACAAG TAA
- the LOC141666777 gene encoding putative polygalacturonase At1g80170 has protein sequence MMQKFISLIFLFCLLTVAYGNEESNLSDNNTVREYLNNLNIEEGDEIELFEPPSWTSERGSKILVNVDGLGAVGDGISDDTQAFVKAWKQACSTPKSVLLVPKGRRYLVNATRFRGPCVDRLVVQVEGTILAPNDPKNWDVKNPRTWLYFSNLKAVNFQGNGVIDGSGSKWWAASCKKNKSNPCIGAPTAFTIDSSSVVRVQGLTIRNSQQMHFTISRSEIVRVYDVLVSSPEDSPNTDGIHLTASTNVVIENSKIGTGDDCISIVNGSSNIKMKRITCGPGHGISIGSLGKDNSTGVVTKVVLDNAFLRGTTNGLRIKTWQGGSGYVRGVRYQNVRMENVSNPIIIDQYYCDSPKSCQNQTSAVEISLIMYRNISGTSKSAKAMQFACSDKVPCSHIVLNNINLGRMNGTAEAEAYCHSATGFGYGYVQPSAECLSSSDRDLLIKRREEDQFAESSKEHLAHTEL, from the exons ATGATGCAGAAATTTATCTCGTTGATATTCTTGTTCTGTCTACTGACAGTGGCTTATGGCAATGAGGAAAGCAACTTATCTGACAACAACACTGTTCGTGAGTATCTTAATAACTTGAATATTGAAGAAGGAGACGAGATAGAGCTCTTTGAGCCTCCATCATGGACAAGCGAGCGGGGTAGCAAGATTCTCGTGAATGTTGATGGTCTAGGAGCAGTTGGTGATGGGATTTCTGACGATACTCAG GCCTTTGTCAAGGCCTGGAAACAAGCTTGCTCTACGCCAAAATCGGTTCTTCTTGTACCAAAAGGACGTCGTTACTTGGTCAATGCAACTAGATTCAGAGGGCCTTGCGTTGATAGATTGGTCGTTCAG GTTGAGGGAACCATTCTAGCACCAAATGACCCCAAAAATTGGGATGTGAAAAATCCTCGAACCTGGCTTTATTTCTCAAACCTAAAGGCAGTTAATTTCCAAGGGAATGGAGTTATCGATGGTTCAGGAAGCAAATGGTGGGCAGCATCATGCAAAAAGAACAAGTCAAAT CCTTGCATAGGAGCTCCCACA GCTTTTACTATAGATTCAAGCTCCGTTGTAAGGGTGCAAGGCCTTACTATTCGAAACAGCCAACAAATGCACTTTACCATTTCTCGTTCTGAAATTGTTCGTGTTTATGATGTACTTGTATCTTCTCCAGAAGACAGTCCCAACACTGATGGAATCCATCTCACTGCATCTACAAATGTGGTTATTGAGAATTCTAAAATTGGAACCG GGGATGACTGCATCTCAATCGTCAATGGTAGCTCAAATATCAAGATGAAGAGAATCACTTGTGGACCTGGTCACGGTATAAG CATTGGAAGCCTTGGGAAGGATAACTCAACTGGTGTGGTTACAAAAGTAGTTTTGGACAATGCATTCCTCAGAGGAACTACTAATGGCCTCAGAATTAAAACTTGGCAG GGAGGATCTGGTTATGTCCGTGGAGTACGCTACCAGAATGTGAGGATGGAAAATGTTTCAAACCCAATTATAATCGATCAGTATTACTGTGATTCCCCAAAATCTTGTCAAAATCAA ACATCGGCTGTTGAAATAAGCCTAATAATGTACCGCAACATTAGCGGAACCTCAAAAAGTGCAAAGGCCATGCAATTTGCATGCAGTGACAAAGTTCCTTGCAGCCACATAGTATTGAACAATATCAACTTGGGAAGAATGAATGGCACAGCCGAGGCTGAGGCTTACTGCCATTCTGCCACAGGCTTCGGGTACGGATACGTGCAACCTTCCGCTGAATGTCTGTCTTCATCAGATAGAGATTTGCTTATCAAACGCCGCGAAGAGGATCAGTTTGCAGAGTCAAGTAAAGAGCATCTTGCACATACTGAACTCTAA